DNA from Pseudomonas putida:
GGCCACCAGCAGCAGGATCAGCAGGCCGACGAGCCAGCGACGAGGGGAACGAGAAACGGAAGATTGCATGGGTTGAACGAACCTTGTTCAGGAAATGACGACTGGGGAGGATGAACGATAAGCACTGACACCGTATTAGCAAAGGACCTTTACCAGGCATTTACCTTAGCCTTACGCAGGCAAGATGCTGAACTTTAAATGAAAACGGCCTGGAGATCGCTCCAGGCCGTTACAGCGTGTGACCGAGGGAGCCGCGTCGCGGCCCCGACACACTTATTTCAGGACAGCCAGCGCCGCCTCGTAGTTCGGCTCATCGGCGATTTCGCCAACCAGCTCGCTGTGCAGGACCTTGTCGTTCTCATCCAGCACCACCACCGCGCGGGCAGCCAGGCCGGCCAGCGGGCCGTCGGCGATGGCCACGCCGTAGTTCTCGAGGAACTCGCGACCACGCAGGGTCGACAGGTTCTTCACGTTCTCCAGGCCTTCGGCACCGCAGAAACGCGCCTGGGCGAACGGCAGGTCAGCCGAGATGCACAGCACCACAGTATTGGCCACGTCGTTGGCCTGGGCATTGAACTTGCGCACGGAGGTGGCGCAGGTCGGGGTGTCGACGCTTGGGAAGATGTTCAGCACCTTGCGCTTGCCGGCGTAGTTCTGCAGCGACGTGTCGGCCAGGCCTTCACCGACCAGAGAGAACGCCGGTGCCTGTGCGCCGACCTGCGGCAGATTGCCTTTGACCTGGACCGGGTTGCCTTTGAGAGTCACTTGAGCCATGACGAAATCCTTATGCGGGGTTTTGAAAAGGACACTGAGTTAAGCATGAAGGCGCGCAAGTGCCTATGGGAAAAGTTAAATTGTTCTATTTCCAGGCATTTATTGTGGACAAAAAAAAGACCCGAATGGCGACAAACTATTCGGGCCTTTCTCTTTATGCAACGTCGTCGGATCAGCCCAGCAGGCTATCGACCACCGAATAAACCACCGAGGACATGGCCACCAGGCCCAGCACCACGACGAAGACGTTGGACATCGCCCCGCTGTACTTGCGCATCGATGGCACGCGGCGAATGGCGTACATCGGCATCAGGAACAGCAGCGCGGCGATGATCGGACCGCCGAGGGACTCGATCATACCCAGGATGCTCGGGTTCAGGGTCGCGACGACCCAGCACACCACCAGCATCAGGGCTGCGACCACGCGATCCATGGTCTTGGCACCCGGGCGCAGTCCGGTCTTGCCGATGATGCCCTTGAGGCCTTCGCTGGCACCGATGTAATGGCCCAGGAACGACTTGGCGATAGCAATGAAGGCGATCAGCGGTGCGGCGAAGGCGATGGCCGGGTTGCTGAAGTGGTTGGCCAGGTACGACAGGATCGACAGGTTCTGCGCCTTCGCCTCGGCGAGCTGAGCGCTGCTGAGGGTCAGCACACAGCTGAACACGAAGAACAGCACCATCGCCACCATCAGCAGGTGCGCGCGGGCCAAGATCTGACCGCTGCGCTCATCGGCATGCTCGCCGTAGCGGCGCTTCTGGTCGACCGCGAAGGCCGAGATGATCGGCGAGTGGTTGAAGGAGAACACCATCACCGGGATCGCCAGCCACATGGTGTGCAGGAAGGCAGAGCCCGATGGCAGTTGGCCGGCGCTGTCGAGGATGCCACCGTTCCAGTGCGGCACCAGGTACAGGGCCAGCAGCGCCAGGGCGACGATGAACGGGTACACCAACAGGCTCATGACCTTGACCGTCGCCTGTTCGCCACAGCGCACGATCAGCAGCAACCCGAAGATCAGCAGGAACGACAGCAACGCCCGCGGTGGCGGGGTCATGTGCAGCTGATGCTCCATGAAGCTGCTGACGGTGTTGGTCAGGGCGACGCTGTAGATGAGCAGGATCGGGAAGATGGCGAAGAAGTACAGCACGGTGATCAGCGCGCCGGCCTTGATGCCGAAGTGCTCCTCGACCACCTCGGTGATGTCACCACTGCGCCCGGAGAGAACGAAACGGGTCAGCCCGCGGTGGGCGTAGTAGGTCATCGGGAAGGCCAGCACGGCCAGGATCAGCAGCGGCCAGAAGCCGCCAAGGCCGGCATTGATCGGCAGGAACAAGGTTCCGGCGCCAATCGCCGTGCCGAACAGGCCCAGCATCCAGGTGGTGTCTTGTCGCGACCAGCTGCCGAGGGTGGCGGGGGTCGATTCTTCGAAGCGTTGTTCAACGCTTGGGGCCTGCTCATTCATTCCGGGTGCAACTCCACTCGCAAGACTGCAACAGGCTGAGAGTGGCGAAACAGAAGGCTTCGCACACCTCAACCGAAAAGAGGGGCGCGATTGTGCGCTGATTGGGTTGCACTTGCATAGCCCCGCCCTACGGACGGTTGCACCCAACAGATAGGAATTTCTCGAAATAGGTATTACCCAGCAAGCCTCACGGTTGCACCCTCTCAAAAAATAATCGCGAAATACGATGTATCGCTACGCGGTGACCAGGCCTCCGATATCGACATACTCGAAGCTCGCGGCGCCAAGACACCCGTAAATACCGCCAAGCTGCGTGTGGCAGCGAACATCGAGGCGATCAAACAGAAGCAGGCCCCTACCTTACTCGCAGCGTCCAACGGGCAATGGCAATGGCCATCACTGCCAGGGCGAATGTCACCCATGACATCAAGCCAATGCCTCCTTCAAATGCGTTCCCGGCGATGCGCATAAGCTCGCTTGCCTGATCGCCTGTCAGCGCTGCTGCCACGCTGTGAGCGCCGGCCAACGTTTCGCTGGCGAGACGCTCTTGTGCCGGAGTAAGAAACGACGGCAAATGTAAAGCTCCGCGATAGTGGGCGGTAACCAAACCGCCTAACACCGCAGTCCCCAGCACCACACCCACTTCATAGGCCGTTTCGCTAATCGCTGAGGCAGCTCCTGCCTTCGCGGGCGGGGCTGCCGACAGAATCACGTCATTGGAAACCGTGGCAATCGCCCCCACGCCAATATTCAATAAGGCAAAGGCGACAACCACGACCGCCAGACTGCTTCCAAGGGTGGCAACCAGTAAAAACGCGGCGCCGGTAAACGCTAGCAGAATGGGCACCAACACAGGCACCGGCACGCGTTGAACAACGGGTACCACCAGCATCCCCACGATAATCGCCAAGACTTGTCCAGGCACCAAGGCCAAGCTGGCATTGAGCGCAGGCATACGCAAAACGATTTGCAAGAACTGCGTGGCGAAAAAGACAAAGCCGATCAAAAAGGCCAAACTCATCAGGTTGATGGCGACAGAGCCGCTGAAGGTTTTGTTGCGAAATAGCGCCAGGTCCATCACGGGAACCGGCAGTCGCAGTTGGCGCCGCACAAACAACCAGCCACTGGCCGCGCCGACGACAAAGGCTGTCATGGCCAGACTGTCCACGCCTTCGCCGGCTACGTGCTTGATGCCATAAACCAACGCCCCCAGGGCAATCATTGATTGCAGGATACTCAAAGGATCGAGCGGGCCGGACGCATCTGGCTCCGACTCGGGCAATAACCATGGCCCGAGGATCAGCAGCGGCATCAGTATCGGCACCGCCAGCAAGAAGATCGCCCCCCAACTGAAAAACTCCAGCAGCACGCCACCAATCAAAGGGCCAAGTGCCGAACCCACCGTCAAGGTGGTTGCCCAGATGGCGACGGCCAGGCGCCGCTCTTCTCTGTCCTCGAAGACCGACCGGATCAATGCCAATGTCGAAGGCATCAGCATGGCGCCAAAGATCCCCATGCAGGCTCGCCCGCCAATCAACTGCGGGGCACTGCTGGAGTAAGCGGTCATGATGGAAGTGATGGCAAAACCCAATGAGCCAACCAGTAGCAGTTTACGATGGCCTATCCGGTCTCCCAGGCTGCCCATGGATACCAGCAAACCGGCCAGAACCAACGAGTAGGCATCGATCATCCATAATTGCTGGCTGGCAGTGGGGTGAAGCGCCTCGGCAATCTTGGGCAACGCGAACCCCAAAACGGTGTTATCCACCGTCACCAGTAATACCGGCAGCATCAATACTGCCAGCCCCAGCCAGCGATTGGGCCGAGGCCCCGACTGCGTTACTTCAGTTGTCAATGACATTTAAAGAGTTCCGTAATCAGGCAGAAAATCACAAACCTGCACAGGCGCTGTGATGCTCACTTAAAGCGATGTCCCATTAGTTTCGGACGCGACGTTTCAGCTCAGCAGAGAAAAAATCTGCTGACAGTCCACGGCCCCGGCATCAAGGCGTTTGCCCAAAGCGTTAGAAATAACTTGCAAGTCACCTTTGAAACACTCGTAGTCTCGACTTCCGACATTGGTCATCAAACGCCCCGCCTCTACTAATTTGCTTTGACGTCATACACCACGCCTGACCCCATCCAATAACAGCAATGGCGAAAATGCAACTTACAGAAATAGCCCGCACCTCACCCCCCGATCTAAGTCGCCCCATTCATAGTAGGCATCAGCCTCCGGCGCTCAATAAGCGAAGCTTCCTATTATCGAGCAAGTAACGCCCCACACATTACAGGCTGAAACAAACATTATGTGTAACCCGCAACCCAAAAAGCATTTAAGCGCGATTAAACATCGCCCCCAAAAACCAAATGCATTAAAGGCTTTCGATGGAGAAAAGCTTCTGTTTCCAGTGACCGGAGAGTGAGGCAGCGAGCGGGAGCTGCCTAGGCTGAGTACATTCTATTGCCTGCGGATTGGACATCCTGATGGGCGCGCACGACTTCCTCGACATCGCACCCTTGGGGCACCAAGGGGAATCATGGACTGGGGCGCCACCAGGGCCTCTTTGGCGATCGTCCAGACGGACCAGTGCTGCCATGAGTGAACGAACAAGGGGCCTGACGTGCAGGCCCCTTGCCAGATGAACAGCCGAAGACCACGCGGGGGCGTGGCAGTGTCTCAACCCTGCTGCACAGCCGCAAACGCCTCTGCCACCTGGCGCAGGTTGGCCGGGCGCAGGCCCGACATGCACACCCGACCGCTGTCGATCAGGTACACGCCGAACTCATTGCGCAGACGTCGTACCTGGGCAACGCTGAACCCGGTGTAGCTGAACATGCCACGCTGGCGCAGGAAGAACTGGAAGTCCTGGCCCGGTAACAGCTCGCCCAGCAGGTCAACCAAGCCCTGGCGCATGTCGAGGATACGCTTGCGCATCACCTCGACCTCGGCCACCCATTGGGCGTTGAGTTCGGCGTCGCCCAGCACGCCGGCCACCAGTTGCGCACCATGGCAGGGTGGGCTGGAGTAGTTGCGACGCACGGTGGCCTTGAGCTGGCCCAGCACGCTTGCGGTGGTGGCCGCGTCATCGCAGACCACCGACAGGCCCCCTACTCGCTCGCCGTACAGCGAGAAGATCTTCGAGAACGAGTTGCTGACCAGGCACGGCACGCCGGCCCGGGCCATCTCGCGGATCGCGTAGGCGTCTTCCACCAGACCTTCGCCGAAGCCCTGGTAGGCGATGTCGAGGAATGGAATCAGCTGACGTGCCTTGACCACTTCCACCACTTGCTGCCACTGGTTCTGGTCCAGGTCGACGCCGGTGGGGTTGTGGCAGCACGGGTGCAGCAGGACGATGCTGTTCTGCGCCAGGCCTTGCAGGCACGCCAGCATGCCGGCGAAGTCCACGCCACGGGTGGCCGAGTCGAAGTACGGATAGGTATGGACCTTGAAGCCCGCGCCTTCGAAGATCGCGCGATGGTTGTCCCAGGTCGGGTTGCTCACCCAGACCTCGGACTGCGGGAAGTAACGCTTGAGGAAGTCGGCGCCGACCTTCAGGGCGCCGGAGCCGCCGACGGTCTGTACGGTGGCCACACGTCCGCCGGTCACGGCCGGGTGGTCTGCGCCGAACAGCAGCGTCTGGATGGCTTGGCGATAGCTGTCCAGGCCTTCCATCGGCAGGTACAGCGAGGCTTCGTGGGGCTGGTCGGCCAGGCGCTTTTCCACCTCGCCCACTGCCGCCAGTTGCGGCACCACGCCGGCTTCATCGTAGTACAGGCCGATACTCAGGTTGACCTTGTCGGCACGGGGGTCGGCCTTGAAGGTCTCCATCAGCGAGAGAATCGGGTCGCCGGCATAGGCATCGACATGTTTGAACACAGCGCACAGCTCCTTGGATCAGGACAGTTCGGGAAATGCTGCCCCGAGGATACCCGCAGTGGCGCCGAAGGAACATCACTGATCTGCAAGGTGTTCAATGCAGCCCTGCACGGAGGCCTGGCCATAAGGTCGCCGCCATTCCTTTCGCGGGTAAACCCGCTCCCACCGGATCAGCTCAAGCCCTGTGGGAGCGGGTTCACCCGCGAAGGCCGCACCGCGAAACCTCACCCAGACGCGTCAGTCAGCCAAGGCCCTGAGCCCCAGCAATTCCTGCTCGGTCAACGCCACCCCTTCACGCTGCGCCACCTCCCGCTCACGGTAGCGCCGCTCACCGGGCATGCGGGTCAGCCCCACTTCCTGCATATGCTCCACCAGCGCCCGACTGCGCTGGGCAAAGCGCTCACCCTCAGCCTTGCTCGGGTCGATGACGATGATCAGTTGCCCGGTCCACGGCGTCTTCGCCCCCGGATGCCCGGACCAGTCGAACTCCCAAGAGAAATGCCCACCCGTGAGTGCCGCGGCCAACAACTCGACCATCATCGACAGCGCCGAGCCCTTGTGCCCGCCAAACGGCAGCAGTGCGCCGCCTTCGAGAATCGCCTTGGGGTCGCAGGTCGGCTGGCCGTGGGCATCCACGCCCATGCCCGGCGGCAGTTGCTCCCCCGCCCGCGCGGCGATCTGTACATCGCCGTGGGCCATGGCGCTGGTGGCCATGTCGAAGACGATCGGGTCATGCCCGGCGCACGGCGCGGCAAAGGCGATCGGGTTGGTGCCGAACAGCGGCTTGCGTGCGCCATGGGGCACCACGCAGGTCATGCTATTGACCACGCTCAAGGCCACCAGCCCCTCGTCGGCGAAGGGCTCCACATCCGGCCAGAGGGCCGCTAAGTGGTGCGAGTTATGAATCGCCAGCACGGCGATGCCAGCGTTCCGCGCTTTCTCCACCAGCAATGGTCGGGCCGCGGCCAAGGCCGGCTGGGCAAAGCCGCCGCCGGCGTCGACCCGGACATAGCCCGGGGCTACATCGCTCACTTGGGGCTCGGCACGCCCATTGACCCAACCACTGGCCAGGGTCGAGACATAACCGGGAATACGAAACACGCCATGGCTATGGGCGCCATCACGCTGGGCGCTGGCGCAGTTGTAGGCCAGCGCCGCGGCGACCGGCTCGGCACAGCCGTGACGTTGCAGGATGCATTGCAACAGCGCCTGCAGCTCGGCGAAAGGCACGCGCACGACAGGGCTTGTGGAAGGTGCGGACATCTGGAGCTCCTGTTCTTGTACTTCTTGGAAGTGGAATGGCTACAGCAAGCAAGGGCAAAACTTATCCCGCGAATGACAGCTATCTGTCAATTGTTGACTTGATGACAGAAAACATTCATTTTCTATCGCAAGCCTCACCCCACCCCGGAGTCGACCATGAGCCAACCGATCAAGCAACGCCTGGAGATCAGCCTGCAGAGCACTGCAGCCTCGGGCCGTAAGATCGCCAGCTACATGCTCGCCAACCTGCACGAGCTGCCCTTCCAGACCTCCGCCAGCATCGCGACCAAGCTCGGTGTCAGCGAATCCAGCGTCGGCCGTTTCTGTCGCTCCCTGGGTTATGCCCACCTCAAGGCGCTCAAGCAGGACCTGCAGAACGACCTGGGTGATGGCCCCTGGCTGGTGGGGGATCGTCTGCAAGAGTACCGCCAAGGCGAGGACGACAGCGAGAGCTCCGGCAGCCTGGATCTTGAAATCGCCGCCCTGGTGCGTGTTCATGAATACCGCCGCAGCCAGGCCTGGCAACAGGTGGCCCAGCGCCTGGCGAGCAAGCGCCGGGTGTTCATCGCAGGTTTCCAGACCGAGCGCGGCGTGGCCATGTGCATGAGCCACCTGCTGCAGTACCTGCGCGATGGCGTGCACCTGGTCGATGGCAGCGCCGGGCATTTTGGCGATGTGCTGCTGGGCCGTGCCGAAGACAGCGCCTTGGTGGTGTTCGAGGCGCGCCGTTACTCCCGCCATGCCCTGCTGCTGTGCAGCAAGGCACGCCAGGCGGGCATCCCGGTCACCCTGGTGACCGACACCTTCTGTGACTGGGCCGATGCCAACACCGACGAGGTGTTCCGCATCCCCACCGAATTCAACCTCTTCTGGGAGTCCACCTCGGCGATGCTGTCGTGGGTGCACCTGATGGTCAACGAGGTCTGCAGGAAGCTGGGGCCTGATGTTGAAAGACGCTTGGAAGCAACTGCCGCTCTACATAACGAATTCGTCGGCTACACCTCGTGGCCAACGGGAAAACAACAATAGCAAGAGTGCAAGTACAGAGGTGTTAGATGAAAAAGACCATGTTCGTGGTGGGTGCGTGTGCCCTGTTGCTGGCCGGCGCGGCCAGCGCCGAGACCCTGCGCTTCGCGACCGAGGGCGCCTACCCTCCCTTCAACTATGTCGATGCCGATAACAAGCTGCATGGTTTCGATATCGACATCACCAACGCCCTGTGCGCGCAGATGAAAGTCGAATGCACCCTGGTTGCCCAAGACTGGGAAGGCATCATCCCGGCCCTGATGGCCCGCAAGTACGACGCCGTGGTCGCCTCGATGATCGACACCGAGGAGCGACGCAAGAAGATCGCTTTCACCAACCACTACTACCGCACTCCGTTGACCGTCGCAGTGGCCAAGGACAGCCCGATCAAGGACGCCCAGGCCGACTTCAAAGGCTACACCGTCGGCGCCCAGTCCTCCTCCACCCAAGCGATCTATGCCGAGGATGTCTATGCCAAGGCCGGTGCCGACGTGAAGCTCTACCCGACCATGGACGAAGCCAACGCCGACCTGGCCGCCGGCCGCCTGGACGGGGTGATCGCCGACAAATTCCCGCTGCACGAGTGGATGAACAAGAACGGCCAGGACTGCTGCAAGGTCCTGGGCGACGTCAACGGCACCAAGGCCGACGCCGCCATCGCTGTGCGCAAGGATGACGAGGCCCTGCGCGAGCGCCTGAACAAGGCGCTGGGCGAGATCGTCGCCAACGGCACCTACCAGAAGATCGCCAGCAAATACTTCGCCTTCGACATCTACAACTGACCTGACGCCAGTGGAAGCGGGGTGGCCCGCTTCCACTGGGTCACTGTTGCCTTCCGATATCGATGTAGCTGAGGAGCCTCCTCCATGCTCGATCAACTGTCTCTGCTGTCCTTCGCCAGCGGGGGCTGGGGCCAGGCGTTGCTCGCCGGCGCCCTGGTGACCCTGTCGCTGGCGCTGGCCTGCCTGCCCATCGGCCTGCCTCTGGGCCTGCTCGTGGCCCTCGCCGCGCGCTCGCGCAAACGGGCCGCACGTGCCTGGGCGACCAGCTTCTCCACGGTGTTTCGCGGCCTACCGGAATTGCTGACACTGCTGATCATCTATTACGGCTGCCAGATCGCCGCACAGAAGCTGCTGGCGGCAATGGGCTATGAAGGCGAGGTGCTGATCAACACCTTCCTTGCCGCGATGGTCGCCTTCAGCCTGGTGTTCGCCGCGTTTTCCAGCGAAATCTGGCTGGCCGCCTTCAAGACCCTGCCCAAGGGTCAGCTGGAAGCCTGCTCGGCCCTGGGCCTTAGCAAGCGCACCGGATTCTTCAAGGTTGTGCTGCCACAACTGACCCGCATCGCCCTACCTGGGCTGTCCAACAACTGGCTGTCCTTGCTCAAGGACACCTCGC
Protein-coding regions in this window:
- the tpx gene encoding thiol peroxidase; its protein translation is MAQVTLKGNPVQVKGNLPQVGAQAPAFSLVGEGLADTSLQNYAGKRKVLNIFPSVDTPTCATSVRKFNAQANDVANTVVLCISADLPFAQARFCGAEGLENVKNLSTLRGREFLENYGVAIADGPLAGLAARAVVVLDENDKVLHSELVGEIADEPNYEAALAVLK
- a CDS encoding serine/threonine transporter; its protein translation is MNEQAPSVEQRFEESTPATLGSWSRQDTTWMLGLFGTAIGAGTLFLPINAGLGGFWPLLILAVLAFPMTYYAHRGLTRFVLSGRSGDITEVVEEHFGIKAGALITVLYFFAIFPILLIYSVALTNTVSSFMEHQLHMTPPPRALLSFLLIFGLLLIVRCGEQATVKVMSLLVYPFIVALALLALYLVPHWNGGILDSAGQLPSGSAFLHTMWLAIPVMVFSFNHSPIISAFAVDQKRRYGEHADERSGQILARAHLLMVAMVLFFVFSCVLTLSSAQLAEAKAQNLSILSYLANHFSNPAIAFAAPLIAFIAIAKSFLGHYIGASEGLKGIIGKTGLRPGAKTMDRVVAALMLVVCWVVATLNPSILGMIESLGGPIIAALLFLMPMYAIRRVPSMRKYSGAMSNVFVVVLGLVAMSSVVYSVVDSLLG
- a CDS encoding MFS transporter; amino-acid sequence: MSLTTEVTQSGPRPNRWLGLAVLMLPVLLVTVDNTVLGFALPKIAEALHPTASQQLWMIDAYSLVLAGLLVSMGSLGDRIGHRKLLLVGSLGFAITSIMTAYSSSAPQLIGGRACMGIFGAMLMPSTLALIRSVFEDREERRLAVAIWATTLTVGSALGPLIGGVLLEFFSWGAIFLLAVPILMPLLILGPWLLPESEPDASGPLDPLSILQSMIALGALVYGIKHVAGEGVDSLAMTAFVVGAASGWLFVRRQLRLPVPVMDLALFRNKTFSGSVAINLMSLAFLIGFVFFATQFLQIVLRMPALNASLALVPGQVLAIIVGMLVVPVVQRVPVPVLVPILLAFTGAAFLLVATLGSSLAVVVVAFALLNIGVGAIATVSNDVILSAAPPAKAGAASAISETAYEVGVVLGTAVLGGLVTAHYRGALHLPSFLTPAQERLASETLAGAHSVAAALTGDQASELMRIAGNAFEGGIGLMSWVTFALAVMAIAIARWTLRVR
- a CDS encoding aromatic amino acid transaminase; amino-acid sequence: MFKHVDAYAGDPILSLMETFKADPRADKVNLSIGLYYDEAGVVPQLAAVGEVEKRLADQPHEASLYLPMEGLDSYRQAIQTLLFGADHPAVTGGRVATVQTVGGSGALKVGADFLKRYFPQSEVWVSNPTWDNHRAIFEGAGFKVHTYPYFDSATRGVDFAGMLACLQGLAQNSIVLLHPCCHNPTGVDLDQNQWQQVVEVVKARQLIPFLDIAYQGFGEGLVEDAYAIREMARAGVPCLVSNSFSKIFSLYGERVGGLSVVCDDAATTASVLGQLKATVRRNYSSPPCHGAQLVAGVLGDAELNAQWVAEVEVMRKRILDMRQGLVDLLGELLPGQDFQFFLRQRGMFSYTGFSVAQVRRLRNEFGVYLIDSGRVCMSGLRPANLRQVAEAFAAVQQG
- a CDS encoding Ldh family oxidoreductase is translated as MSAPSTSPVVRVPFAELQALLQCILQRHGCAEPVAAALAYNCASAQRDGAHSHGVFRIPGYVSTLASGWVNGRAEPQVSDVAPGYVRVDAGGGFAQPALAAARPLLVEKARNAGIAVLAIHNSHHLAALWPDVEPFADEGLVALSVVNSMTCVVPHGARKPLFGTNPIAFAAPCAGHDPIVFDMATSAMAHGDVQIAARAGEQLPPGMGVDAHGQPTCDPKAILEGGALLPFGGHKGSALSMMVELLAAALTGGHFSWEFDWSGHPGAKTPWTGQLIIVIDPSKAEGERFAQRSRALVEHMQEVGLTRMPGERRYREREVAQREGVALTEQELLGLRALAD
- a CDS encoding MurR/RpiR family transcriptional regulator, translated to MSQPIKQRLEISLQSTAASGRKIASYMLANLHELPFQTSASIATKLGVSESSVGRFCRSLGYAHLKALKQDLQNDLGDGPWLVGDRLQEYRQGEDDSESSGSLDLEIAALVRVHEYRRSQAWQQVAQRLASKRRVFIAGFQTERGVAMCMSHLLQYLRDGVHLVDGSAGHFGDVLLGRAEDSALVVFEARRYSRHALLLCSKARQAGIPVTLVTDTFCDWADANTDEVFRIPTEFNLFWESTSAMLSWVHLMVNEVCRKLGPDVERRLEATAALHNEFVGYTSWPTGKQQ
- a CDS encoding transporter substrate-binding domain-containing protein, yielding MKKTMFVVGACALLLAGAASAETLRFATEGAYPPFNYVDADNKLHGFDIDITNALCAQMKVECTLVAQDWEGIIPALMARKYDAVVASMIDTEERRKKIAFTNHYYRTPLTVAVAKDSPIKDAQADFKGYTVGAQSSSTQAIYAEDVYAKAGADVKLYPTMDEANADLAAGRLDGVIADKFPLHEWMNKNGQDCCKVLGDVNGTKADAAIAVRKDDEALRERLNKALGEIVANGTYQKIASKYFAFDIYN
- a CDS encoding ABC transporter permease; this encodes MLDQLSLLSFASGGWGQALLAGALVTLSLALACLPIGLPLGLLVALAARSRKRAARAWATSFSTVFRGLPELLTLLIIYYGCQIAAQKLLAAMGYEGEVLINTFLAAMVAFSLVFAAFSSEIWLAAFKTLPKGQLEACSALGLSKRTGFFKVVLPQLTRIALPGLSNNWLSLLKDTSLVSTISLVDLMRQTNLAVSVTKEPMFFYGVACLGYLLFSALSGRVFAFIERRCNRHLQGARA